The Brachionichthys hirsutus isolate HB-005 chromosome 3, CSIRO-AGI_Bhir_v1, whole genome shotgun sequence genome has a window encoding:
- the LOC137916757 gene encoding transmembrane protein 79-like: protein MDDGGGTKPRQPSTLQWPGDRQAGGQTGGQAGGQTGGQVRQDDGLSVRSDNSVREAASWTESERELLSGSGRRVGGAEEEEGAGLMPHLEEEEEEKHDENHLPDKAAQVFSPAVTVLRSPASPRHSDAFWEVESEKSPFLGPRGVPQDYNHHGFQYEWREDAPASCVQTCLSRGALKWGVSLMMSALFFPFLVWGGFVFLPFDAPFLDSAPSGSSTRCAAPCSPPSPSSSVGWSWASVGSGLEHSDLWLRTT from the exons ATGGACGACGGTGGGGGGACAAAACCCAGACAGCCCAGCACCCTGCAGTGGCCCGGAGACCGACAGGCAGgtggacagacgggtggacaggCAGGTGGACAGACGGGTGGGCAGGTGCGGCAGGACGACGGGCTCAGTGTCAGGTCGGATAATTCTGTACGCGAGGCAGCGAGTTGGACAGAAAGCGAGCGTGAGCTGCTGTcaggcagtgggaggagagtgggaggagctgaggaagaggagggggcggggcttatgccacacctggaggaggaagaggaggaaaagcatGACGAGAACCACCTGCCAGACAAGGCAGCTCAAGTGTTCAGTCCAGCGGTGACTGTCCTCCGTTCCCCCGCCTCACCGCGACACAGTGATGCATTCTGGGAGGTGGAGTCAGAGAAGAGCCCCTTCCTGGGGCCCCGTGGCGTTCCCCAGGACTACAACCATCATGGCTTCCAGTATGAGTGGCGTGAGGACGCCCCTGCCTCGT GTGTGCAGACCTGTCTCAGCAGGGGCGCCCTGAAGTGGGGCGtgtcactgatgatgtcagcgCTTTTCTTCCCCTTCCTGGTCTGGGGGGGTTTCGTCTTTCTGCCATTTGATGCCCCTTTTCTGGATAGCGCCCCCTCAGGGTCGTCTACACGCTGCGCTGCTCCGTGTTCGCCGCCATCCCCATCGTCCTCG GTTGGCTGGTCCTGGGCATCAGTCGGCTCAGGTTTGGAGCATTCCGACCTCTGGTTGAGGACAACATGa